The nucleotide sequence TAATATTTACGCATGTATCACGACTCGAGGAGCAGAAGGTGACATGGATTGAGCCCCAGGTGTGTGTCGCTCCTCAGACGGGATTGGTGTAGTTGACCGGGAAGAGTCCGGTTCTCCCGCGCAGAACACCTTTCCACCAGAACCGATCCGACTGATCTAAAACATCGATGATATCTCCAGCGTGAAAGTTCAGCTCGTCTGCATCCTCCGCAGTGAAGTCATACATGGCCCGAACCTGCAGCGCAgacgcctgcacacacacacacacacacacacacacacacacacacacacacacacacatgcagaagcGTCTGATTTAGTACTATTGACAGATCAATGCTTATGCATTCCTAtgtgaatcatgtgtgtgtgtgtgtgtgtgtgtgtgtgagagtgggtgtatttgtgtgagagtgtgtgtgtgtgtgagagtgtgtgtgtgtgagagtgtgtgtgtttgtgtgagagtgtgtgtgtgagtgtgtgagtgtgtgtatgtgtgtgtgagtgtgtgtgtttgtgtgagagtaagtgtgtgtgtgtgtgtgtgtgtatgagagtgagtgtgtgcgtgtgtgtgtgtgtgtgtgtgtgtgagagtgcgagagtgagtctgtgtgtgtgagagtgcacgtgtgtgtgtgtgtgtgtgagagtgagtctgggtgtgtgagtgtgagtgtgtgtgagtgtgtgtgtgtgtgtgcgcgtgcgcgtgagcgtgtgtgtgtgtgtatatgtgcgtgagtgtgtgtgtgtgtgtgtgtgtgtgtgtgtgtgtgtgtgtgtgtgtgtgcgtgcgtgcgtgtatgtgtgtgtgtgtgtgtgtgtgtgtgtgtgtgtgagacctgtGGTGGTGGCGAGGGTTCAGCTGGGCGAGGACAGGCTGGAGCTGGTGTTCTGTGATTGTGTCTCTCCTGCAGAAGTAAAGCACAGTTTGAGACAGAAGCTCGTCACATGACTGAGTGACGTCACATGAGTGACAGCGGCTGTACCTGAGAGATGGGCGGCAGCTCAGCAGACTTCCTGTGCGGGAAATCCGTGGTattctgggtgtgtgtgtttaagagagagagaaccagaacAGGAAGAAACACAGACAGTGAGTGTTTGGAGAGAAAAACATGTCCTGAAGACAACATGAGCCGAGCAGATCCCACGAGTGCTTTAGGAGTTTGTCATGTGTTTACTTGAGTCCTCTTGAGGTTTaattgttgctaaggtgttgctaggtggttgctataGTGTTGCAGGTGTGCACTGGGTGTTGCTATGTTCACAGTGTAGTAATATCTGGACTCACCTGCTGCTCTGTGAGCAGGAACACACGGCTCTGCTTGGAGATGGAGTTGTGTGTGTAGTACTGCACCAGACTGTTGAGGGAGCTGAAGGTCTCGTTCCACAGATAATACTGACCGCGCCGGTCTCTCATCACTTTAAAGTGCTGCACGTCACTCTCATGTCtgacggcacacacacacacacgaataacACGTCTGTATTCACATTAGCATTCAAGATCACcggcacagtgtgtgtgtgtgtgtgtgtgtgtgtgtgtgctgtacctgACTGAAATGGAGAATTCTCCCGGTGCACTCTGGGAGCCTCGGATGAGGAAGGATCCGATTGGTTGACACATCAGCTCTTCCTGCGCTGAGTGACGGCTGGTGTTCTCCTGATACCAGCTGCAGAAACACTGCTTTAATACCACATCCTCTCAACAGAGGGAGCTTCCTGTGCTGTTGCTAAGGTGCcgtgagtggttgctaaggtcaAAAGTCATCTTcagtttttaagtgttttaagaaGTTAAGTTGAATAAAAGTGAGATTTAATGCTTtcataaaataatctaaattttaaaataagctaataaagtacaaataaaaaaaaacgtaggTAAAGAacagtaaaaatttaaaatactgtacaccACAAATGCATTCCAGGgcctaatactactactactaataataattattattataataattgtaataataagttaataaatacatatattttttggaTTATTCTTAGAAGCCACAGATGTATTTATTTCCAATGCTATCACTACCAGTCTTCTCCTCTAGATGTCACTGTCTTATTTGTTTTCGTTCTTATTTACAACACAACAGACTTCAATGTGtaatatgtttgaataaatctcaAAATGACAGCGTAAACTGAAAGCTAAGACATCTGTTGATTCGTATGAAGCAGCAGGTCAGATTTCTGTAGAGTAATTATACTGTCAGGAAGACAGAGCTTCTGTTGGCGGTTTAGTTTATACATGTGTCTTCATTAAAACTGCATGAAACTGCAGACTCTTTACTACTGTACCACCTAAAATGAGAAATAACCACAGGGCGGGACTTGGTGTTATCCACCGGCTGTTAATTGGATGTGAAGAGTTACTGGAATAGAGACAGAtctgaatctgattggctgaactgCAGTGCACCCTTACATTACACTTTACTTTTTCAGGTCTAGAGCTAGAGTATCAATATCCAGCCTTATAATTAAATGTCATAAAGTGTTGCAGGTTTGTTGAAATCGTGAGGACTGACCAGACAAACACCACTAACTGTGCTGTCACAGTCATTTTCATGTCTATTGGTCAATCTGTTCTTACACAAACAGAATATTGCAACTGTTCCGTTCGCTCTCTGTGGCAAGCCGTTTTAATATTGAATACTTAAAACATACTAGTACACATCTAATTTAATGCTTCTGGTACTTATTTTGTTGGCTACTAGTATCTATTCCAGtaaatactagtacttattcattagctATTAGTACTAGCTACCATCTTTGATACCAGTAATTATTTCAGTAGTAACATATTTCACATTTCTACCACTGACCTCTGTGGATttggaataagtactagtatctaataaatgtGTACTAATATCTATTGAATGTgtactgcacagtaagtagcctacattcaatacaaacatagatggtacagacatcagcatttagcttttgtatttgaattgggttgaaactacagagaactggccttgaatgaaaatatgaactgttacatgtgaaattaaaggcaatagctgcatagttctacagtccaaacaacacaatcaacacacactcaataagatgtttcttaatcagcattcagtgttttagtttttaaacttggatttagattaaaaaaaaaaaaaaggtctttaccagtgagactaaataaaagtatgctatataaatattattccaaaatgttaaaatcaaataaagttggtgcgaataaaacaaagatgcaaagtgttccattcatccaaataaataaataaataaataaataaataaataaataaataaataaggtaatgATTCACAATGATGTATGGTTAGTATCTAATAATGGGTACTGGCATCTAGAAATATGTATAAGTCACTATTGGATGTCCAATAGTAACATCAGGATTA is from Carassius auratus strain Wakin unplaced genomic scaffold, ASM336829v1 scaf_tig00215630, whole genome shotgun sequence and encodes:
- the LOC113095173 gene encoding GRB2-related adapter protein 2-like, producing MEATGKYDFSATAEDELSFRKGDIIKILGTNDDWFKAEISGMEGFVPRNYINIHFPSWYQENTSRHSAQEELMCQPIGSFLIRGSQSAPGEFSISVRHESDVQHFKVMRDRRGQYYLWNETFSSLNSLVQYYTHNSISKQSRVFLLTEQQNTTDFPHRKSAELPPISQERHNHRTPAPACPRPAEPSPPPQASALQVRAMYDFTAEDADELNFHAGDIIDVLDQSDRFWWKGVLRGRTGLFPVNYTNPV